A region of the Paenibacillus sp. J23TS9 genome:
TTCGTCAAATATTCGGGGCACTGCTTTGTTGTAGCCACACCAACATAATGGTCAAGCTCCCCCTTTTCCTCCATTCGCCCCTCGGAAAAATTCGTCGATGCTTGAATCAGCCCCAGAGGTTCAACATTCGAGAGCCTTTTGAGCTGATCGATATCTTCGCTGGATAAGCTTTTCCATATGGTTTCGATTTCCGGATTTACGCCTGTAAATTGGATAGGTACCCTTCTCATGATACCCACGATACGGAACGACTCTTTCTCTACGATACGATAATTCATTGCGCTTCCTCCCTGTATGGTTAATTGAAAGGTCAAGCGTGGATAGGCTTTTAATGAAGGGCCATAAGACTTCACCGAAGAGGGCGAAATACCGTGCAAGCTTTGGAAAGCTCTAGAAAAGGCGTCTGCTGAGCTGTATCCGTATTTCACCGCTACATCCATAATTCTTAAAACTCCGGTTTGAAGCTCGAATGCCGCAAGTGTTAGGCGTCTCCGGCGGATATATTCTGATAGTGTGATACCTGCAAGGAATGAGAACATTCTAGAGAAATGATATTCGGAACAACGAGCCAGCCTTGCCGCTTCCTTCAGATCTATATCTTCAGCAAGATTCTCTTCAATATAGTTTAAGGCCTCATTCAGATTTCCAAGCCCATCCATGCGAATGACCACCTTTCGTTAACAGAATAGCAAGTTTTAGCGGTACCCATCCGACATCTCATGCACAGTTTTGCAGGGTTACCTAAAAAAACTTGCCCTTATTTTTGATATGGTTCAGCATAACAGATCTATCGGTGAAAAATAATTTTGTATTTACTAGGTTTTGCTTATAAGAACTGGTTTCCTACCACTTTCGTTTCTGCAACTGTGATTGTGCGCGACGCTTTCTTGCTTCGGGGCCGAAAGCGAATGATGAGCTCCTCTGGCAAAAGGAGCCTTTGTCCGCCAGTGAGATCATTATCAAATTAACCCAACAAATGCAATGGTCGGATCAGACGATTAAAACCTTCCTGAATAGACTTCACAAGAAAAATGCGATTCGATTCGAAAAGTCCGGCCGGAACGACCTCTACTATCCATTGATTTCGCATGATGAATATTTCTAACGTCCAAACTCTCGCTCACTCGGAAGCTGGAGACAGACGGCATCGAAATTTCGGCTTATGAAGACAAAGACCCTGTCTACTTCCCACCTTCGTATTCCAACAGCAAAGGGAAAGAAGTGAATCTCCCTTATTATTTGTGGAAGCAGGACGGTATTTATTATACTGCCGTTTTCCATGGCATGGACAAGTACCAGGAAGACAGCCTCAAAGCTATGATTTCGGTTCCTGCGCAATAGATCTGAGAAAAAAACACTTTCAACATTATACTAAATAAGAAAGCCCCTCTCGATCATTTTTCGAGGAGGGGCTTCTTATGTAACCTTCCGTAATATAGTTCGCCTTACTTATAATATGCTTCAGCATTTTCAGTGTATGATGAATCGGGCGTTCGCTCGTATTCGTCCTGATCAAAATTTTCCCCACCCGAATATCGGCTTCAAAAATCTTGCGAATCCCAAAAGCAAATACAGTCATTCCGGTCCATGAGCTGTGCTTATTCTGGATGTATTGATCGTTGATTATATACGTCCGAGTGGATGCTTTCACGAAGGTATGAAACGTATGCCAGATGGTCAGCCCAGAACGATGTCTCTGTCGTCTTTGATTCTAACATTGGTACTGTATAATGCCGAATCACTGGTCACTTTAAACGACGGGTATGTTCGATCTGCTTCCAGCTTCAACACTTTGTCGAACAAGCTTTCCTGCTGCATGTCGATCAGAAAAGTAAACTTTTTTACAGAAACCTTAATGTCGGTCTCAAGCGGCTGCTCAACAATCTCGATGGCCAACACCCCGTTGCATCCGCAATTTTCGGTATCGTAAAAAAGCTTGAAAAAACCGGGTCTTCCAATCAAACTTTTAGCTAGTTTTTCTTCCGTGTAAGAATCAATTAATATGATCACATTCTAACCTCCTGCTGCAGTCACAACTTGTAACCTCATTTTCTGTCAAATCCTCGGTACCTCGATTGTCGTCATGGCACTTCGTTTTTGCTCATCGTTGATGTGCGTATAAATCATGGTCGTTTCGATGGACGCATGCCCAAGCAGTTCTTTGACGACCCGGATATCGACATTATTGTTCAGCAGCATCGTGGCAAAGGAATGCCGCAGCTTATGGCAGGACAACTTCAAGTCCGCCGTGTGCGGATGGTCCTGCTTAAAAGCATTAAAGACTTGCGCGGCAATCTTCTGGATCTGACGGATGGATAGTCTTTTCCCTTTTTGGGAAACGAAGAACGCTTCTTCCCGTGAGCTGGAAGGACGAATTCGTTCCTCTTCCACGTTGGTCAGGTATTCTATAACCAAATCCGGGAGAGGGATCTCATTCCATTTCCGCCCTTTACCTAAGACTTCAATCGTTCCCTTCTCTTTCTTAAAATGCGATAGATTTAAGCGATGGATCTCTCCAACGCGCAAACCGCAATATCCCATCAGCATAAATACAGCCAAATTTCGATTACGGTAACGACCCTTCACATAATTAAGGGTGGTCTTCAGCTCCTGTTCTTCCAAATACACCGGCATTTTATTTTTTTCCGTCTTCGATTTTTTTACCTCTAAAGCAGGGTTTTTCGTAGCCAGCTCAAAATCGATCAATGACCCATAAAACGAACGGATTGCGGATAGCGTACGGTTCCTCGTCCGGTCCCCGGCCGATTCTTGTTTGGATACCAAGAAGCTGACGACCTGCAATTTTCCGGCCTGCTGAACCGGAAGCTGATCCAGCGAGGATAAATAATCGTAAACTTCCCTTA
Encoded here:
- a CDS encoding AraC family transcriptional regulator, translated to MDGLGNLNEALNYIEENLAEDIDLKEAARLARCSEYHFSRMFSFLAGITLSEYIRRRRLTLAAFELQTGVLRIMDVAVKYGYSSADAFSRAFQSLHGISPSSVKSYGPSLKAYPRLTFQLTIQGGSAMNYRIVEKESFRIVGIMRRVPIQFTGVNPEIETIWKSLSSEDIDQLKRLSNVEPLGLIQASTNFSEGRMEEKGELDHYVGVATTKQCPEYLTKLEVPAATWAVFEAVGPFPDTLQNVWGRIYSEWFPSASYELARGPEILWNENKDVSSPTFRSEVWIPILKR
- a CDS encoding BlaI/MecI/CopY family transcriptional regulator yields the protein MVSYHFRFCNCDCARRFLASGPKANDELLWQKEPLSASEIIIKLTQQMQWSDQTIKTFLNRLHKKNAIRFEKSGRNDLYYPLISHDEYF
- a CDS encoding iron-sulfur cluster biosynthesis family protein, translating into MIILIDSYTEEKLAKSLIGRPGFFKLFYDTENCGCNGVLAIEIVEQPLETDIKVSVKKFTFLIDMQQESLFDKVLKLEADRTYPSFKVTSDSALYSTNVRIKDDRDIVLG
- a CDS encoding tyrosine-type recombinase/integrase, with protein sequence MNKFDIEEIYAEPIRAFTIWMKQSGYTGTTRKEYLREVYDYLSSLDQLPVQQAGKLQVVSFLVSKQESAGDRTRNRTLSAIRSFYGSLIDFELATKNPALEVKKSKTEKNKMPVYLEEQELKTTLNYVKGRYRNRNLAVFMLMGYCGLRVGEIHRLNLSHFKKEKGTIEVLGKGRKWNEIPLPDLVIEYLTNVEEERIRPSSSREEAFFVSQKGKRLSIRQIQKIAAQVFNAFKQDHPHTADLKLSCHKLRHSFATMLLNNNVDIRVVKELLGHASIETTMIYTHINDEQKRSAMTTIEVPRI